CTTATATCTGGGTAGGGATTCTTTTTCTAAGACTAAGACCGACCGCCCCTTCTTCGCTAGATGATATGCGGCTGTTCCACCGGCAGGTCCGGCACCGACAATTATACAATCGTACATAATGACTAATTTTTTGCGTTCTATTTTAACTTAGTTGATTTTTCAGTAGACATCTCCAGAAAAGAATGTAGAGACGTTCCATGGAACGTCTCTACAAGGGTTCTAGGACACGCATATTTAATTTCTGGAGATGTCCAGTATATATAAGGGGTGATGATTTTTTTATTAATTTTTAGTAAATGGAGATTGGGAATTGGGAATTGGTGATTGGTGATTGGTGATTAGTAAAATTCTTACCTGTCACCTGTCACCTGTCACCTGTCACCTTACACAGTGGTGATCTCTTTTTCCTTTTCTGCAAACAAGTGGTCTATTTTTTCTGTGTGCTTGTTGGTCAGTTTTTGGAGTTTGTCTTGCTGATCTCGTGATTCATCTTCGGAGATTTCCGCACTTTTTTCCTGTTTGCGAATGGACTCGATAGCATCTCGGCGGATATTGCGAATTGCTACACGACCTTCTTCGGCATACTTAGCCGCAAGTTTAACAAATTCTTTCCGGCGATCGCTGGTTAGTGGGGGAATATTCAACCGAATCACAACGCCATCGTTACTGGGAGTTAAGCCCACGTCCGACAGAGAGATAGCTTTTTCAATGATATTTAAGCTGCCCTTATCGTAGGGCTGAATCAGGATGGTTGAAGAGTCTGGCGTGCTAATGTTTGCCAGAGATTTCAAAGATGTTGGTGTACCGTAATACTCCACTTGGACTTTATCTAATAAACTCGCATTGGCGCGACCGGTACGAATTGTATTAAAAGCCCGTTGAGTAGACTCAACGGTTTTTTGCATCGTACTTTCAGCTTCAGCTAATTTCACAAGAACCTCCCACAAGAGTGCCAATAGATTCTCCC
The DNA window shown above is from Anabaena sp. WA102 and carries:
- the frr gene encoding ribosome recycling factor, whose translation is MKLAEAESTMQKTVESTQRAFNTIRTGRANASLLDKVQVEYYGTPTSLKSLANISTPDSSTILIQPYDKGSLNIIEKAISLSDVGLTPSNDGVVIRLNIPPLTSDRRKEFVKLAAKYAEEGRVAIRNIRRDAIESIRKQEKSAEISEDESRDQQDKLQKLTNKHTEKIDHLFAEKEKEITTV